Proteins co-encoded in one Centropristis striata isolate RG_2023a ecotype Rhode Island chromosome 24, C.striata_1.0, whole genome shotgun sequence genomic window:
- the LOC131962992 gene encoding nuclear receptor subfamily 0 group B member 1-like — MSCCEDLARGSILFSILNRSAHSPQRLLHTPADHRLCSCASKSKLVAIRAPELVFKAASEVLLKTFKFVKNVPCFRGLPAEDQLRLVRNSWAPLLLLGMVQDSVDFETVETLQPSLLHWILTHKEIQDPGVRVSDAEGIKMFLVRCRGLRISVREYAFLKGAILFTPEVTQLECRAYIQALQTEAERALYEHVRTVHRGNAGRFGRLRAVLDALRCMDPDAVAGLFFRPGTGSIEEHVLALFYESFSKHSEDLPDSSS; from the exons atgtCGTGCTGTGAGGACTTGGCCCGCGGCAGCATCCTGTTCAGCATCCTGAACAGAAGCGCTCACAGCCCGCAGAGACTCCTGCACACGCCCGCTGACCACCGGCTCTGCTCCTGCGCGTCCAAGAGCAAACTGGTGGCGATTCGGGCTCCGGAACTAGTTTTCAAAGCTGCCTCGGAGGTGCTGCTGAAAACTTTCAAGTTCGTGAAAAACGTACCGTGTTTCCGGGGTTTGCCGGCGGAGGACCAGCTGCGGCTGGTGCGCAACAGCTGGGCGCCGCTGCTGCTTTTGGGCATGGTGCAGGACTCCGTGGACTTCGAGACGGTGGAGACGCTGCAGCCGAGTCTCTTGCACTGGATTTTAACGCACAAAGAGATTCAGGACCCAGGGGTGCGAGTCAGTGATGCGGAGGGGATCAAAATGTTTCTGGTCAGGTGCAGAGGGCTGAGGATCAGCGTCAGAGAATACGCCTTTCTGAAGGGAGCCATACTGTTCACCCCGG AAGTGACGCAGCTGGAGTGTCGCGCCTACATCCAGGCGCTCCAGACAGAGGCTGAGCGCGCGCTTTACGAGCACGTGAGGACGGTGCACCGGGGGAACGCGGGCCGGTTCGGCAGGCTGCGTGCGGTCCTGGACGCGCTGCGGTGCATGGACCCGGACGCGGTGGCGGGACTCTTCTTCAGACCCGGGACCGGCAGCATAGAGGAACACGTGCTCGCTCTGTTTTATGAGAG CTTCAGTAAACACAGCGAGGATCTACCTGACTCCTCCTCATGA